The Syngnathus scovelli strain Florida chromosome 17, RoL_Ssco_1.2, whole genome shotgun sequence sequence GCGGGCGGGAGAAGCTCAAAGCCGGCCTGCCCCGCAGTTTTGAGGCCATCAGCCCACTTCAGCAAAAAGACATTCAGAAGGTCAATGAGCTTCGAAACAAAGTGTCAGCCAAAGGCCTTTCGGACTGCACTAATAGGCCCACTGGTGTGGGACAACAAGTCAAAAGGCCAAGGAGCGACTGTAACTTTAGCCCCGTGAGTACACGTTTTTTCAGTATCTTGTGCCCTGAGGCCAGAGCTGACATTGGCCATCATTATGTGCCCTGCAGGCTCGCCACAATTTTTGAAAAGTAGTTCTAATTTATAAAACTCAATCAAATGATGACTCGGAAGAGTATGGCCCTGTAAAGCAAATTACCGATACTAGCCCTGGCTCGGGTTGTGAATGTTGCATGACCAGTCCAACTCAGAAAACAAGTGAGCCAAAATTGGTAGTTACCCGAGCAATTGTGATTTCATTTTCAGTAGACAACAAATGAGCATCACGGCCAAGAAGGACATTTTGTGAAAAAGAATATCCCTCATGCGTGTAAACACTATtcttaaatttccaacaattcatttaattttcttttcccGTCTAAGCTGGTGAGATGTGAGCTcagtttttcttgtgatgactTTAGGTGAAAGCCAACCCCATCAAAAAACCCATCCTATCCCTTCCTACCCGTAAGCTGAACAAAGAACAGTCTGCTGTCCTCAGTGCTGTACTGAGTGGAAAGAACGTCTTCTTCACAGGCAGTGCTGGTATGAATAAGTCCGGCTTTACATGCACatgcttcctcccacatcctgCAAACATGCTTCTTAAGTTAATTGACGACTTCAAATTTCTCATAGTGCGAATATGTGCCCAGAGTGACACCAGTATTTCGCCTGAAATGAAAATACCCGCTGATAAGATCCATTTCATATTGCATTCAGGTACGGGGAAGTCTTTCCTACTGAAGAGAATAATTGGGTCACTTCCTCCAAATAGCACCTTTGCTACCGCCAGCACTGGAGTGGCTGCATGTCACATTGGAGGAACAACACTACATAACTTTGCAGGTTAGTTAGTCCGAGTTTCATCTTTCTGATGACATCATCCTGTTGATATAATTGTGAGTGAGAGCCACCAAAAATGCCTAGGGATGCTACAAAATGGCGGCAGAGCACTTTTATTGGATTAGACATAAAGCTGCACTGTTTGACAATCAATGTCCTTTTGGAGTGTCTTACTTCCACCCACATCTTTATTTTCAATCAGTTATCTTCACACTGCCATTCTAATTTATTGTACCTGTCTGTGGCCCTCCTACCCACTTCATCTACCACCCCCGGACTTCTGATGTGCATCCAGGTATTGGCTCTGGCTCAGCCCCACTGGAGCAGTGTATCGAGCTGACTCagaggcccggggtgctccagcgcTGGACCAACTGCCAACACCTCATCATTGATGAGATCTCCATGGTCGATGCTACTTTCTTTGACAAGCTCGAATCTGTGGCCAGGTAAGATCCATAGCTCTAAATTAATGATGTGTGAtatcttatttaaaaaaaaatgtgttagaATCCACAAAAGATTTCCTCTCTATCTGCACACACAGGTCAGTGAGGAGGTCCACTGAACCTTTTGGGGGTATCCAGCTGATTATTTCTGGCGATTTCTTTCAGCTGcctcctatctctaagggaaagGAAAAGGCAAAGTTTTGTTTCCAGGTACAGTGACGTTGTTGATGCGTCTTAAGACGTTTGAAAGTTGCACCATATGAATTAGCTGAAGCACCATCACGTTTTAAGGGAGCTGTGTGTAATTATATAAATACACGTACAATTCGAATGAAATAGGGATTATGTCACAGACTTCTGATTTGAAGCACTGATATGATGAAAATGGACTTTTCTTCATTAGGCCAGATGTTGGCGTAAAGTCATCCAGGTCAACTTGGAGCTAACGGCGGTGCTGCGACAAACCGATCAGACCTTCATCTCCCTCCTCCAGGCAATAAGGGTGGGAAGGTAAATTTGTAATCGAATCCCCCTCCCAATGGGTTCCAATAAGAAAATATAACCTTGGCCGAATGACTTGATCAACTTCACACAGGGCGACGGAGGAGGTCACCAATAAATTAGCTGAAAGTGCCTACCGTCAGATCGACAGGGATGGTATCCTAGCAACCAGACTGTGCACGCACAAGGATGATGTGGAGCTCACCAATGACAACAAACTACAGCAGCTGCCAGGTACTATGTCTCGTTTGTTCTCGCTTACTCACATCTTTCGCACCTTTTTGATGGTTTTTTGGTTGAAAATTGGCAAAAGCGTGATGCCTTTTGAAAGTCATGCCATGGAagtaaaactaaataaaaacgaCAACTTGGCCTTGAAGTCCACTCATGGCGTAattatgatttttaaaaaaaatcgagTTCTTTACAATCGATTTAGTTTTCATGTATATAGTGTGCTATTTTTCTTAATAGTAAAACAtcgcttttttgttgttgttgctggaacagattaatggtaTATTCATTCATCCCAatagggaaagatgatttgagatacgAATTATTAGCATCATCATGCAAGTAATTAATCTTGTATCTTAAGGCACTGTATGCAACATTTTGTGTGAGTTTGGCTTTTTTAGAGCAGCATTTATAAGCTTTCTTGTTCATCAGGATCAACGCAAGTGTTTGAGGCTGTAGACAGCGACCCGGCCTTGGTGAGGATAATAGATACGCTCAGCCCTGTCAGCAGACTGCTTCATCTTAAAGTGGGAGCTCAAGTGTGTATTAATTTGACCTGCTCTCAATTATCAGCACGTGTCaggttgttgttttaatgttgtcaTGGTTGTCTTCATCTTCTAGGTCATGCTGACCAAGAACCTGGATGTGACTCGAGGTCTGGTGAATGGAGCCCGAGGGGTTGTGGTGGCGTTTGAGTCTGGAATACTCGGTTAGAACTGATTTATTGTATTATTGCAAGCTTAGCTGAGAACATTCAAAGGTAATCTTCTAAATGTCTTTGAGAAAATGTTTCGCCATCTCacgcttttgtgtttttttgttaaaGGTGCCTGATTCTGTTCTGAAACTTAAAAAGCACTAAAACACAAATTTTTCTTAGGCCAGTCTGAGTCAAATTATAGTTTTAAACcgttcatttgagaaaacgctgattcatgttttttttttttttttttaggactcCCACGCGTGCGCTTCCTGTGCGGCGTCACTGACGTGGTGAAGCATGAACGCTGGGTGTTTAAATACAGGGGCGGGACGCACTTGAGTCGACAGCAGCTGCCACTCAAATTAGCCTGGGCCATTTCCATCCACAAGAGCCAGGTAGGCTACAAGTTTATACACAGATGATGGAGGAATGACCTCATTTTCCTCAGATGGATTAGATTGTGCAATTTTGCAATTTGCGTTTCTCCCGACTCCCTTGATGCACAGCTACTTAAATGATTTAATTTAccgccccctcccccaaaaTAAATGATATATATTTTTCCTGTCTCTAAGCCAGTCTGCAAAGAGATTGTTTTGATTGCAGTGTCCTTGCTGACCTGAATGTAATCACTTTGATTCAAGGTCGAGATGCCATAAATTTGATCCCAACGTCAAAAGAGTCCAAATTGTAACAAGTGCAAAATCACTGGTGACGGTATCCTAAATGAAAATGAATCTAGTTATGATCTACTGACTGAATCACTGCAGATTAGAACAGGACATAAAAGTTTGTCGCCCTCAGGAGGGGTTGTAAACTCAACCTTGAACTTCTCATTCGTCCTTTCCCAATAATGGGCTAAAAAATGAGACATTGCCATCAATGAGCGTCTGGAAAGAGAAACTGATGACTTGTCCTTGACGTCAAAAATGTTCACCTGTCCAGGGTGCTATAAATTGAACAAGATTTCCTTGCCTAAAACAATTCAATCAATCCACctcaaatattatttttaataattttttttgctgtgttccCAAAAATAGCATTACATAATATTGTACTTCATAGACACACAGTATATAATAGTAGTAGTGTGTCCTTGTTATTATTCTGTGTGCCCACGAGTGAGCCTTCACAAATCATTCTGCTGTCTCAATAGCACGTTCCAATatcctgtcctcagactgcagtAAAACTggtatgaaacaaaaaaaaaatttaaaaaaaaaagagaaagaaacaaCCCTTAAGATAATTGAGTTCATTTGTCACTACCTCCGTGTCAGCAATGTTTAATCTACAGCAGGGAAAACAAGGCAAAGCATACATGTATCCCTTCAGAGGAAATGAGATAAGCGGGGAGTGGTGATCTGAAGAAGACATGTTGACAGGGCCACCCAATCGACAATTGAATTAAAAATCCACTTAATGAGTGTTTCTTTCGTTCATTTCAGGGGATGACGTTGGACTGCGTGGAAATATCTCTGGCACGTGTGTTTGAGAGCGGCCAGGCTTACGTGGCTTTGTCTCGGGCTCGGAGTTTGGAGGGTCTGAAGGTTATGGACTTTGACCCCCGTGTGGTCCGAGCAGACCCAAATGTTCTTGCCTTTTACAAGAAGCTGAGGACAGAGAGGCTGATGATGCAGGTGGGTTAagaaagtcgcccccccccccccccccccccagctttTCCATTTACTGTTGATGAGCTCACTTTACAAGGACTTAAATGTTTGAAAGACACAGCAATTACATTTGATTGAAATTAAACCTCATTTAATTTCTGTGCCCACAGACTACCATTGATGACTATGTTGATAGCAAAGAGAACATCTGGTGAGAATAATTCTGCACCATCTGCACGTTTCCGCATTATTAAATTCGTAATGCACTTGCCCGAATCCACCACCAGAGATACTCGGAGTCACACTGCCATCATGTGTTCAGTAGTGTAatgtttttaaaactttttatttattgtgatTTTTCCATCAGATAAAGTTTTTATTTAGTAACTTTTTGTCTGATTATTATTCATAATTCTCACCCCTCCTTCTCTCTTTTCGGTGCAAATTAACAAGGTGGCTGGCAGTGAAATGATAACCAAAGAGAATTTTTATTTATCACACCGGTCCAAATGGAACAAAAATATCACCACAATTCTGCATGAACAGGAATGcgggttgtttttctttatgaACTGACCACAATGAAATTCGGAAATCTTGACTCCGTAAAAGCAGGGCTTACTCTATGTACAAAAAGCCTCACACAATATATGCAATGTACATAGTGGAAAGTCATGGTGAGATCGTCATACAATATGTATTAATATAGAATACCAATTTGCAAGTATGCTTCTCCTTATGTTACAATCAACAGTGATCATACAGATGCAGGTGGTTGCTGGGTAGATCATTTCACATTGTGGAACAATTTGTGGGCTACCTGCATAGAAAAGGTGAAGAAGAGACATTAGGACACACAGAATGATTTCGGTATGTTCTCTGCGTGTGTCACACGTACACAGTGATCACGTGCATGAAGGAAGTCAAAGAGCTCTTCTGTGCACTCTTCTGTGGTTTGGGATTTGGAGTTGACCCGGGTCTCGCAGAGCTCCAGACGCTCCTTATAGTGTACGCAGTGTTCTGTTTCTGCACACTTAGCACGGATTGTTTCTAAGGGGTCCTAGAGGGGACAAAAACAGTGTATGAATACAATTCAATACAATGGTAACTTGTAAGTATCATGATTTCCCATTCGATTGATTggataaaaaaattatttgatttattgtgtaaattcgtgatgacgcagatctgaactggtctcgcaaaggcaacagcagaagtcacactgatctgcaggtatgtaatttgttttgatttcatgcattgtgtggttttttttttctttgaacaaggtgatgttcatgcacggctcattttgtgcaccagtaataaacatcgatgtcttgaatttggAAAAACCCAAAAATTCACTAAAGAggcgttcggtgaatgcgcatatgatactggtggggttcggtacctccaacaaggttaagaaacacTGAGTTAAACAATGGCGTAAATGATTCATTGAGTAATTGTGTACTAATTTGATCATCGATTGATTGTTGATTGATCAATTAAATTTTGACACCGCAGCATTTTTCCATTCCTAAAAATGTGCAACTATATAATCACATGCGACATGATTCTAGAAAATGACTTTTCAGGGTCTCATGGTGATTTTTAGAAAATACCCTAAAATGTTTGTGTGCGCTTACTGGTAAATAATaggaaaaaaatcctaaaatgGTGAGTAGTAATCACGAAAGAAGCTCGTGTGTAGAGAAGAGTCCCATCGTGATACATAAACAAAAATATAGTATGAATGAAACAGAACATACCaccaagtcttcctcctcttcttcctcctcttcttcctcttcaggGGCATCTTCCTCCTTGGAATTAAAAGTGTTTAAGAAATGCATTAGAATATttgtaaaatacatttaaagcaGGAGCAAACAAATTACATtaaattgttaaaaataaaaggGGCGATTTGGGTAGCTGGCAGTCCCCCGAAAATAGtctacaataaaataaacaatatgcACATTTAGATTATCGTCTGTTTCATCTATTTACGTTTGTGCTGAGAGAACAATTAATCCTAACACCACCCTTGTGAATGAACGTGTAATGTAGGTTGAGTCATAACCCCATATTTGGAGCAACTCTACAGGCATAAATTCTAATTTATTTCTTTACCTCGTCTTCGGGGTCACCATTAGTGAGCATTTTTCTTTCGACCACCATGACTACTGCCCTGAAATTGTCCACAAACGTGCCAGAGAAAACTCTAGACCTTGAGCGCCTGCTTAAGCAGCTACTGTCACTCGAGGACAGAAGGGTCGGTCACTCACAGGAAATGTCGAAAGGGCTCACCGGAAAAACTCCGTTATTGGTCAGTATACATTGACTGATGTTGCTTTCCTCCAATTGAATACCGAATATGTATTTAAAGTCCCACCTACTGTTGCGTGATGTCATCCGGAACGTTACATATCATAGTAGGGTAATGCCGGAAAGAAAAAATTAACGTACCTAAAAAAATGGCGCTGCCCTTGGACGCTAGAATTTTAATGCGAAAAATGAGAGATTTAAGATCTTTAACGTTCAGAAGACATCGAGTAAAAGCAAAATGGGTATGTGTGGAACACGATTAATATTATATGGAATTTAACGAGTAAGTGATGTTTGCACCTATGAGGTATTTTTTCAATAATTAAGAAATGTTGGGTAACGCGTTTACAAGTCGCGTTCAACAAATAGGACTGTAAAATTAACATTTTGTGGCAAGGTCAGTCTGTCCTGAACATTTACTCATTGGACACTAACTTCGTTTACATGCTCAATCAAATATTCTGAAtgtatagcaaaaaaaaaaaaatccagtgaaATTAATTCAAATCTCTTAAACAGTTTAGTGTTCATAAAAGTCTAGAGTAAAATTTGCTCAACTGCCATAAAGGTTTTGAGGTTTGAGAcctcattccacttttcactttttaGTACAATGAGTTTATTCTAGAAGATGGATTGCTACATTTATCATTGTCTGTATAAGTATTcctgaaaatgtattttattttttttaaccccacttaatttttttatttttattttttacaggcTGCTTCTCGCCCCAAGTTCCCACCTACCAAGTTGGCCCTGCGTCATTTTGATGTCACCTACAGCAGTCAGCTGGGACAGCTTTGGCCATCGGTGCGAGCTGCCTTGCTCTCGGAGAGGAAATATGGAGCCCTTCTTAATAATTTCTGCCAAAACGATTTTGTGGACGAACTTGCATCACATGGATGCAGAGACTTTgtcacagacacagacagaaaTGGTTGGTGGGTTTGAGATGTATTGAAAGTTTCGAGTGTCATTGTATTTGTATAAAACCTTT is a genomic window containing:
- the pif1 gene encoding ATP-dependent DNA helicase PIF1 isoform X1 produces the protein MSGQPAENIFIYNLISLKKVSAMSGGEDSGAQLQCCVTTEHLNASGQTTRRQVIRKASVLLGRNEFQELILRVHDGKLPQNYPLKDFKLFTKFARDGKCTVKLIPENIQVLISNCPTDQLGIFLRTLSIKHQAGLSSKTLSGREKLKAGLPRSFEAISPLQQKDIQKVNELRNKVSAKGLSDCTNRPTGVGQQVKRPRSDCNFSPVKANPIKKPILSLPTRKLNKEQSAVLSAVLSGKNVFFTGSAGTGKSFLLKRIIGSLPPNSTFATASTGVAACHIGGTTLHNFAGIGSGSAPLEQCIELTQRPGVLQRWTNCQHLIIDEISMVDATFFDKLESVARSVRRSTEPFGGIQLIISGDFFQLPPISKGKEKAKFCFQARCWRKVIQVNLELTAVLRQTDQTFISLLQAIRVGRATEEVTNKLAESAYRQIDRDGILATRLCTHKDDVELTNDNKLQQLPGSTQVFEAVDSDPALVRIIDTLSPVSRLLHLKVGAQVMLTKNLDVTRGLVNGARGVVVAFESGILGLPRVRFLCGVTDVVKHERWVFKYRGGTHLSRQQLPLKLAWAISIHKSQGMTLDCVEISLARVFESGQAYVALSRARSLEGLKVMDFDPRVVRADPNVLAFYKKLRTERLMMQTTIDDYVDSKENIW
- the pif1 gene encoding ATP-dependent DNA helicase PIF1 isoform X2; the protein is MSGGEDSGAQLQCCVTTEHLNASGQTTRRQVIRKASVLLGRNEFQELILRVHDGKLPQNYPLKDFKLFTKFARDGKCTVKLIPENIQVLISNCPTDQLGIFLRTLSIKHQAGLSSKTLSGREKLKAGLPRSFEAISPLQQKDIQKVNELRNKVSAKGLSDCTNRPTGVGQQVKRPRSDCNFSPVKANPIKKPILSLPTRKLNKEQSAVLSAVLSGKNVFFTGSAGTGKSFLLKRIIGSLPPNSTFATASTGVAACHIGGTTLHNFAGIGSGSAPLEQCIELTQRPGVLQRWTNCQHLIIDEISMVDATFFDKLESVARSVRRSTEPFGGIQLIISGDFFQLPPISKGKEKAKFCFQARCWRKVIQVNLELTAVLRQTDQTFISLLQAIRVGRATEEVTNKLAESAYRQIDRDGILATRLCTHKDDVELTNDNKLQQLPGSTQVFEAVDSDPALVRIIDTLSPVSRLLHLKVGAQVMLTKNLDVTRGLVNGARGVVVAFESGILGLPRVRFLCGVTDVVKHERWVFKYRGGTHLSRQQLPLKLAWAISIHKSQGMTLDCVEISLARVFESGQAYVALSRARSLEGLKVMDFDPRVVRADPNVLAFYKKLRTERLMMQTTIDDYVDSKENIW
- the LOC125984467 gene encoding cytochrome b-c1 complex subunit 6, mitochondrial, which gives rise to MVVERKMLTNGDPEDEEEDAPEEEEEEEEEEEDLVDPLETIRAKCAETEHCVHYKERLELCETRVNSKSQTTEECTEELFDFLHARDHCVAHKLFHNVK